A genomic window from Salvia miltiorrhiza cultivar Shanhuang (shh) chromosome 5, IMPLAD_Smil_shh, whole genome shotgun sequence includes:
- the LOC131026606 gene encoding putative late blight resistance protein homolog R1B-17 — translation MAAAYATLLSAMNIINNLLHHPCPPISLHAKQVESLTQKINFLLEFLKVYNPHRGYSKEADPLESRIADAAYAAEHAIESHIFYEEYTIVSHIFDEVKNDGLYEALEKVIKDMASIEEEANQIQGRLGVLHQHQLHTRSTPSDSSRSSSIPQQSSMVGAADVKIQMMDKLTSHCRDLQIIPIVGMGSLGKTTLARTIYEDRLIKFHFDICGWATISQEYVIREIFAGLLHQLNTKFDDNLSEDELGEKLYKHLYGRRYIIIMDDMWSIGAWDRVRKYFPDNKNGSRIVVTTRLSDLASTLPNSNSVEMKLLDEANSWDLLSKTVFGKKGCPLELEEIGKEIGKSCKGLPLSIVVVGGLLAKSKHERECWEEIGENLNASVNLEDDEHCLKILYMSYKQLPIHLKPCFLYMGVFPEDKAIVISYLIKCWVAEGFVKAVSGKSLEEITKGYLKDLIGTNLVLRSTNFLGKKCCQIHDLLRDLCLREAQKERFYNIASDHVAISVLPPMSQARSLTWNVGRKHELDSNMSLLRIVQTIRFEWSEEDLFGPMDQLVNSRFLEINCYGIREVNSLSSVWRFWNLQTLIVHNYYQVITAPTDFWYMPSIRYVEFWMLRLPNPPNDHDDIVLGNLQSLGKVLNFKCSKQVVKKIPNIKELAFDNGLERYCLNNLDCLTKLESLHCSISLRSAINFPHSLKRLVLRTESVSLCWEDMLDKVGVLPHLQMLTLESGRFKEGKWETTEGQFRSLKFLTLKYCHNLEIWKIESSHIPCLEHLYLIHVWELRKIPLDFVEIPTLREICLEWCSDSAVVSAKRISEEHENYYGEGALQVRVQLSNMNEAELLESLDCPNFCVKPDY, via the coding sequence ATGGCAGCAGCTTATGCAACTCTACTTTCTGCTATGAATATCATAAACAACCTTCTCCATCATCCCTGCCCTCCTATTTCTCTCCATGCTAAACAAGTTGAGTCTCTCACTCAAAAGATTAATTTCCTGCTTGAATTTCTCAAAGTCTATAACCCCCATCGTGGCTACTCCAAAGAAGCGGATCCATTGGAGTCTCGCATTGCAGATGCAGCTTATGCCGCCGAACACGCCATTGAATCTCATATTTTCTATGAGGAATACACCATTGTATCTCATATTTTCGATGAGGTGAAAAATGATGGCTTGTATGAAGCTCTCGAGAAGGTGATAAAAGACATGGCTTCTATCGAAGAGGAGGCCAACCAAATTCAAGGGAGACTTGGAGTCCTACATCAACATCAGCTGCACACAAGGTCTACGCCTTCGGATTCCTCGAGATCTTCTTCGATTCCGCAGCAGAGTAGCATGGTGGGTGCTGCTGATGTCAAGATTCAAATGATGGATAAGCTCACTTCTCATTGCCGCGATCTGCAAATCATCCCCATTGTAGGGATGGGCAGCTTgggtaagaccactcttgctagAACTATTTATGAAGACCGTCTTATTaagtttcattttgatattTGTGGGTGGGCTACCATCTCTCAAGAATATGTCATTAGAGAAATATTTGCAGGACTCCTTCATCAGTTAAATACTAAATTTGATGACAATTTGAGTGAGGATGAGTTAGGAGAAAAGTTGTATAAACATCTGTATGGTAGAAGATACATAATTAtaatggatgatatgtggagcaTTGGTGCATGGGATAGAGTTAGAAAATATTTTCCGGATAACAAAAATGGTAGCAGAATAGTGGTAACAACTAGGCTATCAGATTTGGCTTCTACATTACCCAACTCTAATAGCGTTGAGATGAAACTTTTGGATGAGGCTAATAGTTGGGACCTTCTCTCTAAAACTGTGTTCGGGAAAAAAGGTTGCCCTCTTGAATTGGAGGAAATTGGAAAAGAGATTGGAAAAAGCTGCAAAGGACTTCCATTGTCAATAGTTGTGGTCGGAGGCCTTTTGGCCAAGTCCAAACATGAAAGAGAGTGTTGGGAAGAGATAGGGGAAAACTTGAATGCAAGTGTTAATTTAGAGGATGATGAACATTGCTTGAAAATACTATACATGAGTTACAAGCAATTGCCAATACATTTGAAACCATGTTTTCTCTATATGGGAGTTTTTCCGGAAGATAAGGCAATTGTTATCTCATACCTCATTAAGTGTTGGGTTGCGGAGGGATTTGTGAAAGCAGTAAGTGGGAAAAGCTTGGAAGAGATAACAAAAGGGTATTTAAAAGACCTTATTGGTACAAATCTAGTTTTAAGGAGTACCAATTTCTTAGGAAAGAAGTGCTGCCAAATTCATGACTTGTTGAGAGACTTGTGTTTGAGAGAAGCTCAAAAGGAAAGGTTTTATAATATTGCATCAGATCATGTAGCCATAAGCGTCTTGCCGCCTATGTCACAAGCTCGTTCTTTGACATGGAATGTTGGACGAAAACATGAACTAGATTCCAATATGAGCTTGTTGAGGATAGTGCAAACAATTCGATTCGAATGGTCCGAAGAAGATTTATTTGGACCCATGGATCAATTAGTTAACTCACGGTTCCTCGAAATAAATTGTTACGGAATAAGAGAGGTGAATTCACTTTCTTCAGTATGGCGATTCTGGAATCTACAAACACTAATTGTTCACAACTACTATCAGGTTATTACTGCGCCAACTGATTTTTGGTACATGCCTAGCATCAGGTATGTTGAGTTCTGGATGCTTCGTCTCCCAAATCCTCCTAACGACCATGATGACATTGTTTTGGGAAATCTACAAAGCCTGGGGAAAGTGTTAAATTTCAAGTGTAGCAAACAAGTGGTCAAAAAAATTCCCAACATAAAAGAATTGGCTTTTGATAATGGGCTAGAGCGGTATTGCTTGAACAATCTCGATTGTCTAACTAAACTTGAGTCCTTGCATTGTTCGATTTCTCTAAGAAGTGCAATCAACTTTCCCCATTCGCTCAAGAGATTGGTTCTTCGTACCGAGTCAGTGTCGCTTTGTTGGGAAGACATGTTGGATAAGGTAGGTGTATTGCCCCATCTTCAGATGCTCACACTCGAGTCGGGGAGGTTCAAGGAAGGGAAGTGGGAAACAACTGAAGGCCAATTTCGCAGCCTCAAATTCTTGACTCTTAAGTATTGTCATAATCTAGAAATCTGGAAAATTGAAAGCTCCCACATTCCATGCCTTGAGCACCTTTATCTTATTCACGTATGGGAGTTGCGGAAAATCCCTTTAGATTTCGTAGAAATACCCACACTCAGAGAAATTTGTTTGGAGTGGTGCAGCGATTCGGCAGTGGTTTCTGCAAAAAGAATATCAGAGGAACACGAGAACTATTACGGGGAAGGAGCCCTTCAAGTTCGCGTTCAGCTCTCGAATATGAACGAAGCAGAACTACTAGAGAGCTTGGATTGTCCTAACTTTTGTGTTAAACCCGACTACTAA
- the LOC131026627 gene encoding tyrosine N-monooxygenase-like: MKIETRLPSLLAILYFSVSLIFLKLIYSIKKRSTAPPPPLPPGPPAYPVVGSLPEMLSKKPAFRWMHNLMQKLNTEILCVRLGGVHVIAVASPELSREFLKKHDAAFASRPDAVSARLISDGYSAVILSPAGEQWKKMRRVMVSEVLSTAVFRRLHSTRREEADHLVRYVYSRRNGAVNVRDAARHYCANLIRKMVFGERFFGAGMDDGGPGNEEREHVDGLFTMLSYLYGFAIADFVPWLEVFDLDGHKRIVSNAIKKVKKYQDPLINERMEMWQLGLKTQQDDNLDLLINLKSESDETKPLLSLREIKAQILEIMIATVDNPSNAAEWALAEMINQPDIFAKACEELDRVVGKNRLVEESDLPNLNYVKACVKEAFRLHPLAPFNPTHVSSKDLVVGGYLIPKGSHVLLSRPGLGRNPRVWDEPLRFKPGRHIVDESSEVVLVDHELRMLSFSTGRRGCPGIVLGSTISTMLLARLIQGFSWRPPLGMNNIDLV, translated from the exons ATGAAAATCGAAACAAGACTTCCATCGTTGCTtgcaatattatatttttcagtTTCCCTAATCTTCTTGAAACTCATATATTCCATCAAGAAAAGATCGACAGCGCCACCGCCACCGCTGCCGCCGGGGCCGCCCGCGTACCCGGTCGTCGGCAGCCTGCCGGAGATGCTGTCGAAGAAGCCCGCATTCCGATGGATGCACAATCTCATGCAAAAACTCAACACGGAGATCCTCTGCGTCCGCCTCGGCGGCGTCCACGTCATCGCGGTCGCTTCTCCGGAGCTTTCCAGAGAGTTCCTGAAGAAGCACGACGCGGCCTTCGCCTCCCGGCCCGACGCCGTCTCGGCCCGCCTCATCAGCGACGGATACTCGGCGGTGATCCTCTCTCCCGCGGGCGAGCAGTGGAAGAAAATGAGGAGGGTCATGGTGTCGGAGGTGCTGTCGACGGCCGTGTTCCGACGGCTCCACTCGACGAGACGCGAGGAAGCCGATCACCTCGTGCGGTACGTGTACAGCCGCCGCAACGGGGCGGTGAACGTGAGAGATGCGGCGCGGCATTACTGCGCCAATTTGATCAGGAAGATGGTGTTTGGTGAGAGGTTTTTCGGGGCGGGGATGGACGACGGAGGGCCGGGAAACGAAGAGAGGGAACACGTCGATGGATTGTTCACGATGCTTTCGTATCTCTATGGATTCGCCATAGCCGATTTTGTGCCGTGGTTGGAGGTTTTCGATTTGGATGGGCATAAGAGGATTGTGAGCAACGCCATTAAGAAG gtAAAGAAATACCAAGATCCGTTGATCAATGAGAGAATGGAGATGTGGCAGCTAGGGCTCAAGACTCAACAAGATGATAATCTTGATCTTCTGATTAACCTCAAGAGCGAATCGGACGAAACTAAGCCCCTCTTGTCACTTCGAGAGATTAAAGCACAAATTCTT GAAATAATGATTGCGACAGTTGATAATCCGTCAAATGCAGCAGAATGGGCATTGGCGGAGATGATCAATCAACCGGATATTTTTGCAAAGGCGTGTGAAGAACTAGACCGAGTTGTAGGCAAGAATAGGCTCGTTGAGGAATCAGATCTGCCTAATTTAAACTATGTGAAGGCTTGTGTGAAAGAGGCATTCAGGCTACATCCACTGGCACCTTTCAATCCGACTCATGTTTCGAGCAAAGATCTTGTGGTGGGTGGCTACCTCATCCCAAAAGGGAGCCATGTGTTGCTCAGTCGCCCCGGCCTGGGGCGAAATCCTAGGGTTTGGGACGAGCCACTTCGTTTCAAGCCCGGGCGTCACATTGTTGATGAGTCCTCAGAAGTGGTGCTTGTGGATCATGAATTGCGCATGTTATCATTCAGTACAGGGAGACGAGGATGTCCCGGCATTGTGCTTGGTTCTACCATAAGCACTATGCTTCTGGCTAGACTTATTCAGGGTTTTAGCTGGAGGCCACCCCTTGGTATGAATAACATTGATTTGGTTTAG
- the LOC131026607 gene encoding putative late blight resistance protein homolog R1B-16, with product MAAAYATLVSAINIINNLHQHPRPHISLPIQQVESLTQKINFLLEFLEGYNPHRGYSKEADPLESRIADAAYAAEHAIESHIFEHYTNNGQNMMSYDGLYEALEKVIEDMASIEEEAKIIQVQHQLHTKSTPSDSSRSSSIPQQSSMVGVDDVKRQMMDKLTSDRLHLQIIPIVGMGGSGKTTLARTAYEERLIKERFDICAWATISQEYVIREILAILLRQFNIGVDDNLSEHGLGEKLYKHLYGRRYLIIMDDMWSIDAWDRVRNYFPNNENGSRLVVTTRLSDLASKLPNSDIIGMKLLDEADSCELLCKTVFGKESCPLELEEIGKEIGKSCKGLPLSIVVVGGLLAKSKHEKECWEDIAENLNASVVNLEDDERCLKILYMSYKQLPIHLKPCFLYMGVFPEDREILISDLTKYWVAEGFVKAVSGKSLEEIAKEYLKDLIGRNLVLRSTRYKKWCQIHDLLRDLCLREAEKKRFYYTVSDNEAISVLPPMSQARCLTWNDQYELSPLNMSLLRIVKSTTFQRVNIDLVGHMDQLVNSRFLEIGFSRRIEGSFPCSIWRFWNLQTLIVHNSSEVITAPTDFWYMPRIRHVEFKYGLGLQDPRNDQDDIVLGNLQSLGKVYNFKCSEQVVQKIPNIKELVFRNDDEMYCLSNLDCLTKLESLHCEISPRSAINFPHSLKRLVLSTASSRYWWEDILDKVGVLPHLQKLTLDWGNFNEGKWETTEGQFRSLKFLSLYWSSNLEIWKIESSHFPCLEFLHLEGLYNLQEIPLDFAEIPTLREIVVKYCSVSAVVSAKRLSEEHEDYYGEGALQVRVHIGIYNEAGLLESLDGPNFCVEHVREYYY from the coding sequence ATGGCAGCAGCTTATGCAACTCTGGTTTCTGCTATCAATATCATAAACAACCTTCACCAACATCCCCGCCCTCATATTTCTCTCCCCATTCAACAAGTTGAGTCTCTCACTCAAAAGATCAATTTCCTGCTCGAATTTCTCGAGGGCTATAACCCCCATCGTGGCTACTCCAAAGAAGCAGATCCATTGGAGTCTCGCATTGCAGATGCAGCTTATGCGGCCGAACACGCCATTGAATCTCATATTTTTGAACACTACACAAATAATGGGCAaaatatgatgagttatgatggcTTGTATGAAGCTCTGGAGAAGGTGATAGAAGACATGGCTTCTATCGAAGAGGAGGCCAAGATAATTCAAGTCCAACATCAGCTGCACACAAAGTCAACGCCTTCGGATTCCTCGAGATCTTCTTCAATTCCGCAGCAGAGTAGCATGGTGGGTGTTGATGATGTCAAGCGTCAAATGATGGATAAGCTCACTTCTGATCGCCTTCATCTACAAATCATTCCCATTGTAGGGATGGGCGGCTctggtaagaccactcttgctagAACTGCTTATGAAGAACGTCTTATTAAGGAGCgttttgatatttgtgcttgggCTACCATCTCTCAAGAATATGTCATTAGAGAAATTTTAGCAATACTTCTTCGTCAGTTTAATATAGGAGTTGATGACAATTTGAGTGAGCATGGATTAGGAGAAAAGTTGTATAAACATCTATATGGTAGAAGATATCTAATTAtaatggatgatatgtggagcaTTGATGCGTGGGATAGAGTTAGGAATTATTTTCCAAATAACGAAAATGGTAGCAGACTAGTGGTAACAACTAGGCTATCAGATTTGGCTTCTAAATTACCTAACTCTGACATCATTGGGATGAAACTTTTGGATGAGGCTGATAGTTGTGAGCTTCTATGCAAAACTGTGTTTGGGAAAGAAAGTTGCCCTCTTGAATTGGAGGAAATCGGAAAAGAGATTGGCAAAAGCTGCAAAGGACTTCCATTGTCAATTGTTGTGGTGGGAGGCCTTTTGGCCAAGTCCAAACATGAAAAAGAGTGTTGGGAAGACATAGCTGAAAACTTGAATGCAAGTGTCGTTAATTTAGAAGATGATGAACGTTGCTTGAAAATACTATACATGAGTTACAAGCAATTGCCAATACATTTGAAACCATGTTTTCTCTATATGGGTGTTTTTCCCGAAGATCGGGAGATTCTTATCTCAGACCTCACCAAATATTGGGTTGCGGAGGGATTTGTGAAAGCAGTAAGTGGGAAAAGCTTGGAAGAGATAGCAAAAGAGTATTTAAAAGACCTTATTGGTAGAAATCTTGTTTTAAGGTCTACTCGATACAAGAAGTGGTGCCAAATTCACGACTTGTTGAGAGACTTGTGCTTGAGAGAAGCTGAAAAAAAAAGGTTTTATTATACCGTATCAGATAATGAAGCCATAAGCGTGTTGCCGCCTATGTCACAAGCTCGTTGTTTGACGTGGAATGATCAATATGAACTATCACCTCTCAATATGAGCTTGCTGAGGATAGTGAAATCAACTACATTCCAACGGGTCAATATAGATTTAGTTGGACACATGGATCAATTAGTTAATTCACGATTCCTTGAAATAGGTTTCTCCAGAAGAATAGAGGGGAGTTTTCCTTGTTCAATATGGCGATTTTGGAATCTACAAACACTAATTGTTCACAACAGCAGTGAGGTTATTACTGCGCCAACTGATTTTTGGTACATGCCTCGCATCAGGCATGTTGAGTTCAAGTATGGGCTTGGTCTCCAAGATCCTCGTAACGATCAAGATGACATTGTTTTGGGAAATCTGCAAAGCCTGGGGAAAGTATATAATTTCAAGTGTAGCGAACAAGTGGTCCAAAAAATTCCCAATATAAAAGAATTGGTTTTTCGTAATGACGATGAGATGTATTGTTTGAGCAATCTCGATTGTCTAACTAAACTTGAGTCCTTGCATTGCGAGATTTCTCCAAGAAGTGCAATCAACTTTCCCCATTCGCTCAAGAGATTGGTTCTTAGTACCGCTTCATCGAGATATTGGTGGGAAGACATATTGGATAAGGTAGGTGTGTTGCCCCATCTTCAGAAGCTCACACTCGATTGGGGGAACTTCAATGAAGGGAAGTGGGAAACAACTGAAGGCCAATTTCGTAGCCTCAAATTCTTGAGTCTTTACTGGAGTAGTAATCTAGAAATCTGGAAAATTGAAAGCTCCCACTTTCCATGCCTTGAGTTCCTTCACCTTGAAGGACTATATAACTTGCAAGAAATCCCTTTAGATTTCGCAGAAATACCCACACTTAGAGAAATTGTTGTGAAATATTGCAGCGTTTCGGCAGTGGTTTCTGCAAAAAGATTATCAGAGGAACACGAGGACTATTACGGGGAAGGAGCCCTTCAAGTTCGCGTTCACATCGGGATCTATAACGAAGCAGGACTACTGGAGAGCTTGGATGGTCCTAACTTTTGTGTTGAACATGTGAGAGAATACTACTACTAA